From a region of the Haemorhous mexicanus isolate bHaeMex1 chromosome 32 unlocalized genomic scaffold, bHaeMex1.pri SUPER_32_unloc_2, whole genome shotgun sequence genome:
- the LOC132322667 gene encoding myosin heavy chain IB-like: PRLSTLRADVTARGALGGDGGGGRRRGPSRRDPRGGGGGRGRTPPGQPLPLRPSPSRWGPPPTAGGAPPDEEGLGGGSPSDGEGAQGTPPGGGSGTKGLPGHATKTLPGSPGRGGPILGVSGGGGSPPTSLPPPSRAKMSLTGAGGGKTPPGQSLALRLLSLPGAGGGPGGRPPPPEPPQNPPEPPPNPPEPPKIHRARKTMAKPSNGQVPEKPRMSEMLHFRVSEELCGMGQHHGGLGEGL, encoded by the exons CCACGCCTCTCCACGCTGCGTGCTGACGTCACCGCGCGCGGCGCGCTCGGCGGTGATGGAGGCGGCGGGAGGCGCCGAG GACCCTCCCGTCGGGACCCTCGTGGTGGAGGCGGCGGGAGAGGCCG GACTCCCCCCGGGCAGCCCCTCCCCCTGCGACCCTCCCCCTCCCggtggggacccccccccacaGCCGGGGGGGCCCCCCCAgatgaggaggggctgggggggggcagccccagcgatggggagggggctcaggggacCCCCCCAGGGGGTGGCAGTGGCACCAAAGGGCTGCCAG GTCACGCCACCAAGACCCTGCCGGGCTCCCCAGGCCGGGGGGGGCcgattttgggggtctcaggtgggggggggtctccccccacctcccttcccccccccaGCCGTGCCAAAATGTCCCTGACGGGGGCGGGGGGTGGCAAAACCCCCCCAGGCCAAAGCCTGGCCTTGCGCCTGCTCAGCCTtcccggggctgggggtggtCCTGGGGGTCGCCCCCCACCCCctgaacccccccaaaaccccccggagccccccccaaacccccccgagccccccaaaatccaccggGCTCGCAAGACCATGGCCAAGCCCAGCAACGGACAG gtgcccgAGAAGCCGAGGATGTCGGAGATGCTGCACTTCAGGGTGTCCGAGGAGCTCTGCGGGATGGGGCAGCACCACGGTGGGCTCGGGGAGGGTCTCTGA
- the ZBTB12 gene encoding zinc finger and BTB domain-containing protein 12: protein MSSCAELLRFQLPGHEAAALRSMTRLRAEERFCDVTIVARSLRFRGHRVILAACSPFLRDQFLLNPAAELRVSLAHSARVLADLLLSCYTGALEFAGRDLVNYLTAASYLQMEHVVERCRGALARFIQPSPTAPVQAPKAEEDEDEEDEEDATDVCIVKVEPATRRRGRRWPAVAGGEAVTQSGGGVTAVVAAAPDNATAQLGVVKACYSLAEDAEGEGLVIFPGNNNAVATSEEPPGNQGAVGTSATATPSSSSSSSSSSRCGKCGESFQGVEKLVFHMRAQHFVFMCPRCGKQFNHSSNLNRHMNVHRGVKSHGCGVCGKSFTQKSTLHDHLNLHSGARPYRCSYCDVRFAHKPAIRRHLKEQHGKTTAQNVLEAGGAEGGVVMR from the coding sequence ATGTCCTCCTGCGCCGAGCTGCTCCGTTTCCAGCTGCCGGGCCACGAGGCGGCGGCGCTGCGCTCCATGACGCGCCTGCGGGCCGAGGAGCGCTTCTGCGACGTCACCATCGTGGCCAGGAGCCTGCGCTTCCGCGGCCACCGCGTCATCCTGGCCGCCTGCTCGCCCTTCCTGCGCGACCAGTTCCTGCTGAACCCGGCGGCCGAGCTGCGCGTCTCGCTGGCCCACAGCGCCCGCGTGCTGGCCgacctgctgctctcctgctacACCGGCGCGCTGGAGTTCGCCGGCAGGGACCTGGTGAATTACCTGACGGCCGCCAGCTACCTGCAGATGGAGCACGTGGTGGAGAGGTGCAGGGGAGCGCTGGCCAGGTTCATCCAGCCCTCCCCGACGGCGCCGGTGCAAGCTCCGAAGGcggaggaggatgaggatgaggaggacgAAGAGGACGCGACGGATGTTTGTATCGTGAAGGTGGAGCCGGCCACGCGGCgcagggggaggaggtggcCGGCGGTGGCCGGAGGCGAGGCGGTGACCCAAAGCGGAGGGGGGGTGACAGCCGTGGTGGCCGCGGCGCCGGACAACGCCACGGCGCAGCTGGGGGTGGTCAAGGCGTGCTACAGCCTGGCCGAGGATGCCGAGGGCGAAGGTTTGGTCATCTTCCCCGGTAACAACAACGCCGTGGCCACCAGCGAGGAGCCGCCGGGCAACCAAGGAGCTGTGGGCACCTCGGCCACCGCCAcgccatcatcatcatcgtcatcatcatcatcatcgcGGTGTGGGAAGTGCGGGGAGAGCTTCCAGGGCGTGGAGAAGCTGGTGTTCCACATGCGGGCGCAGCACTTCGTGTTCATGTGCCCTCGCTGCGGGAAGCAGTTCAACCACAGCAGCAACCTGAACCGGCACATGAACGTGCACCGCGGCGTCAAATCGCACGGCTGCGGCGTCTGCGGCAAGAGCTTCACCCAGAAATCCACCCTGCACGACCACCTGAACCTGCACAGCGGCGCCCGGCCCTACAGGTGCTCCTACTGCGACGTCAGGTTCGCCCACAAGCCGGCAATCCGGCGGCACCTGAAGGAGCAGCACGGCAAAACCACGGCGCAGAACGTTCTGGAAGCGGGAGGGGCCGAGGGGGGAGTGGTGATGCGTTGA
- the LOC132322678 gene encoding fibroin heavy chain-like: protein MAPPGPRRPPVLLLLLLGTAGLCARPASGSASDSASGSDSTSGSASGSGSLAPLTAGVDPCKDPLGLLSPQLGSGSSSGSRAGSSQCQGGRPGSAGSGSASGSSGSSGSYGGSSGSYGSGSSGSYGLGSSGNSGSYGSGSGRPGSGSGSGRPGSGSGKPGSGSGRPGSQGGGGSGSYGGSSGSYGGDVGSYGGSGSYGGSSGSYGGSSGSQGRPGSYGGLGSYGGSSGSYGGRPGSYGGRPGSQGRPGSYGGSSGSYGGSGSQGRPGSYGGSSGSQGRPGSYGGGPGSYGGSGSYGGSSGSYGGSSGSQGRPGSYGGGPGSYGGSGSYGGSSGSYGGSSGSQGRPGSYGGGPGSYGGSGSYGGSGSYGGGSGSQGRPGSYGGKLGSYGGSGSYGGGSGSYGGSAGSQGRPGSYGGSGSQGRPGSYGGGPGSYGGLGSYGGSSGSYGGSGSQGRPGSYGGGPGSYGGLGSYGGSGSYGGGSGSYGGSSGSYGGSGSQGRPGSYGGGPGSYGGLGSYGGSSGSYGGSGSQGRPGSYGGGPGSYGGLGSYGGSSGSYGGSGSQGRPGSSGGGPGSYGGLGSYGGSSGSYGGSSGSYGGDSGSFGGGPGSFGGSAGSRQRPGYKNPGIPFVPGLRHPARLGGRFPIRRGPGSGQGSTQGYGQGYGQGSTQGYGQGSGQGSGQGSSQGYGQGYGQGSGRGSSQGYGQGYGQGSSQGSSQGYGQGYGQGSSKGSSQGYGQGYGQGSSQGSSQGYGQGYGQGSSQGSSQGYGQGYGQGSGRGSSQGYGQGYGQGSSQGSSQGYSQGSSQGYGQGYGQGSSQGSSQGYGQGYGQGSSQGSSQGYSQGSSQGYGQGYGQGSGQGYGQGYRQGSSQGSSQGSSQGYGQGYGQGSGQGSSQGYGQGSRQGSALESAQGSGQGQGSAQGSALGSAQGSSSGGGDGCGGCRK, encoded by the exons ATGGCTCCGCCCGGGCCCCGCCGGCCcccggtgctgctgctgctgctgctgg gcACCGCCGGGCTCTGCGCCCGCCCCGCTTCCGGTTCCGCCTCCGATTCCGCTTCCGGTTCCGATTCCACTTCCGGTTCCGCTTCCGGTTCCGGCTCGCTGGCGCCGCTGACGGCCGGGGTGGATCCCTGCAAGGATccgctggggctgctcagcccccagctgggGTCGGGATCCTCCTCGGGATCGCGAGCGGGAtcctcccagtgccaggggggCAGACCGGGATCCGCCGGATCGGGATCCGCCTCGGGATCCTCCGGAAGCTCGGGATCCTACGGGGGAAGCTCGGGATCCTACGGATCGGGAAGTTCGGGATCCTACGGATTGGGATCCTCCGGGAATTCGGGATCCTACGGATCGGGATCCGGCCGACCGGGATCTGGATCCGGATCAGGAAGACCCGGATCTGGATCTGGAAAACCCGGCTCTGGATCAGGCAGGCCCGGATCCCAAGGGGGAGGCGGATCTGGCTCCTACGGGGGATCCTCGGGATCCTACGGGGGTGACGTGGGATCCTACGGAGGGTCCGGATCCTACGGGGGATCCTCGGGATCCTACGGGGGATCCTCGGGATCCCAGGGCAGGCCGGGATCTTACGGGGGATTGGGATCCTACGGGGGATCCTCGGGATCTTACGGGGGCAGACCAGGATCCTATGGGGGCAGGCCGGGATCTCAGGGCAGACCGGGATCTTATGGGGGATCCTCGGGATCCTACGGGGGATCGGGATCTCAGGGCAGACCGGGATCTTATGGGGGATCCTCGGGATCCCAAGGCAGGCCGGGATCTTACGGGGGTGGTCCGGGATCCTACGGGGGATCGGGATCCTATGGGGGATCCTCGGGATCCTACGGGGGATCCTCGGGATCCCAGGGCAGGCCGGGATCTTACGGGGGTGGTCCGGGATCCTACGGGGGATCGGGATCCTATGGGGGATCCTCGGGATCCTATGGGGGATCCTCGGGATCCCAAGGCAGGCCAGGATCTTACGGGGGTGGTCCGGGATCCTACGGGGGATCGGGATCCTATGGAGGGTCTGGATCCTATGGGGGTGGATCGGGATCTCAGGGCAGACCGGGATCCTATGGTGGCAAGCTGGGATCCTACGGGGGATCGGGATCCTATGGGGGTGGATCGGGATCTTACGGGGGATCCGCGGGATCCCAGGGCAGGCCGGGATCCTACGGGGGATCGGGATCTCAGGGCAGACCGGGATCCTACGGGGGTGGTCCGGGATCCTACGGGGGATTGGGATCCTACGGGGGATCCTCGGGATCCTACGGGGGATCGGGATCTCAGGGCAGACCAGGATCCTACGGGGGTGGTCCAGGATCCTATGGGGGATTGGGATCTTATGGGGGATCAGGATCCTATGGGGGTGGATCAGGATCCTATGGGGGATCCTCGGGATCCTACGGGGGATCGGGATCCCAGGGCAGACCGGGATCTTATGGGGGTGGTCCAGGATCCTACGGGGGATTGGGATCTTATGGGGGATCCTCGGGATCCTACGGGGGATCAGGATCCCAGGGTAGACCGGGATCCTATGGGGGCGGTCCAGGATCCTACGGGGGATTGGGATCTTATGGGGGATCCTCGGGATCCTACGGGGGATCAGGATCCCAGGGCAGACCGGGATCCTCTGGGGGTGGTCCGGGATCCTACGGGGGATTGGGATCCTATGGGGGATCCTCGGGATCTTATGGGGGATCCTCGGGATCCTACGGAGGGGATTCGGGCTCCTTCGGGGGCGGCCCGGGATCCTTCGGGGGATCCGCGGGATCCCGTCAGCGCCCCGGCTACAAGAACCCCGGGATCCCCTTCGTGCCGGGGCTGCGGCACCCCGCCCGCCTCGGGGGGCGCTTCCCCATCCGCCGGGGGCCGGGATCCGGCCAGGGATCCACTCAGGGGTACGGCCAGGGGTACGGCCAGGGATCCACTCAGGGGTACGGCCAGGGATCCGGTCAGGGATCCGGTCAGGGATCCAGTCAAGGATATGGTCAGGGATATGGTCAGGGATCTGGTCGGGGATCCAGTCAGGGGTACGGCCAGGGGTACGGCCAGGGATCCAGTCAGGGATCCAGTCAAGGATATGGTCAGGGGTATGGCCAGGGATCCAGTAAGGGATCCAGTCAAGGATATGGTCAGGGGTATGGCCAGGGATCCAGTCAGGGATCCAGTCAAGGATATGGTCAGGGGTATGGCCAGGGATCCAGTCAGGGATCCAGTCAAGGATATGGTCAGGGGTATGGTCAGGGATCTGGTCGGGGATCCAGTCAAGGATATGGTCAGGGGTACGGCCAGGGATCCAGTCAGGGATCCAGTCAAGGGTACAGTCAGGGATCCAGTCAGGGGTACGGCCAGGGATATGGCCAGGGATCCAGTCAGGGATCCAGTCAAGGATATGGTCAGGGGTACGGCCAGGGATCCAGTCAGGGATCCAGTCAAGGGTACAGTCAGGGATCCAGTCAGGGGTACGGCCAGGGATATGGCCAGGGATCTGGTCAGGGGTATGGTCAAGGGTACAGACAGGGATCCAGTCAGGGATCCAGTCAGGGATCCAGTCAGGGGTACGGTCAAGGGTACGGCCAGGGATCCGGTCAGGGATCCAGTCAGGGGTACGGTCAGGGATCCAGACAGGGATCCGCCCTGGAATCTGCCCAGGGATCTGGCCAGGGCCAGGGATCCGCTCAGGGGTCTGCCCTGGGATCCGCTCAGGGATCCAGCTCCGGGGGCGGGGATGGGTGCGGAGGGTGCCGGAAAtag
- the PPP1R18 gene encoding phostensin isoform X2, with the protein MRGTPGQEGLGGSHLVLAPGMEKCGRAENPTRDPQNPPQNSPQDPQNHPQNPSQDCQNQPRNSPQDPKNLPKNSSQNPENSSQNPENSSQNPENSSQNPENSSQNPPNPPRGRVSHLRSRFVPEPGGDEGPGGVTVGSPGGQGSAKDTGGVKGHGVTASLGTAEGQGTVKGHGVTAGLGTAEGQGKVKGHGVTAGLGTAEGQGTVKGHGVTAGLGTVEGQGKVKGHGVTTGLGTAEGQGTVKGMVKNWAVVEGRRGQGSAGTLGTASGHEPKPSVTPVVTTVTTSPVTSPVSPEGGGAVPVSGDAAQVSGATVPVSSGVPTCGATVPTCGATLQVSTSLPDSGATVQVSGATVQVSTSVPSAPRPVSPRRDPPCPPPCPHPALQRRSGNTITVRPRRAAGPTGDPAGVPGGPPGVPPGGGPGGVAEPPKKRYPTAEQIQVIGGYLALPRSCLAKGEPRRKKLQIWFSERDLERTFCYPSEGAALAAWGGPPEEPPGGTPSPGPPRTPQEEEEEEEEPPPPMPGGLGGRALLVDESCRR; encoded by the exons ATgaggggcacacctgggcaggaagGTTTAGGGGGGTCCCACCTGGTGCTGGCGCCGGGGATGGAGAAATGCGGCCGTGCCGAAAATCccacccgggacccccaaaatcctccccaaaattcccctcaggatccccaaaatcatccccaaaatccttcccagGATTGCCAAAATCAGCCCCGAAATTCCCCCCAAGATCCCAAAAAtcttcccaaaaattcctcccaaaatcccgaaaattcctcccaaaatcccgaaaattcctcccaaaatcccgaaaattcctcccaaaatcccgaaaattcctcccaaaatcccccaaatccaccccggGGCCGGGTCAGCCACCTGCGGAGCCGCTTTGTCCCCGAGCCAGGGGGGGACGAGGGGCCTGGGGGGGTCACcgtggggtcacctgggggtcaaGGGTCAGCCAAGGACACGGGAGGGGTCAAAGGTCATGGAGTGACcgccagcctggggacagcggaGGGACAGGGGACGGTCAAAGGTCATGGAGTGACCGCCGGCCTGGGGACAGCggagggacaggggaaggtCAAAGGTCATGGAGTGACCGCCGGCCTGGGGACAGCGGAGGGACAGGGGACGGTCAAAGGTCATGGAGTGACCGCCGGCCTGGGCACAGTggagggacaggggaaggtCAAAGGTCATGGAGTGACCACCGGCCTGGGGACAGCGGAGGGACAGGGGACGGTCAAGGGGATGGTCAAGAACTGGGCAGTGGTGGAGGGCCggaggggtcaggggtcagcggggacattggggacagcgtCCGGCCACGAGCCCAAGCCCTCGGTGACCCCTGTGGTGACCACGGTGACCACCAGCCCTGTGACGTCACCGGTGTCACCAGAGGGGGGTGgcgctgtccctgtgtccgGTGACGCTGCCCAG GTGTCCGGTGCCACCGTCCCCGTGTCCAGCGGTGTCCCCACGTGCGGCGCCACTGTCCCCACGTGCGGCGCCACTCTCCAGGTGTCCACCTCCCTCCCAGACTCCGGTGCCACCGTCCAGGTGTCCGGTGCCACCGTCCAGGTGTCCACCTCGGTCCCCTCAGCCCCCCGGCCGGTGTCACCTCGCCGTgaccccccgtgtcccccgccgtgtccccacCCCGCCCTGCAGCGCCGCAGCGGCAACACCATCACCGTgcggccgcgccgcgccgccggCCCCACAGGTGACCCCGCGGGTGTCCCAGGTGGCCCCCCGGGTGTCCCCCCGGGTGGTGGCCCCGGGGGCGTGGCCGAGCCCCCCAAGAAGCGCTACCCCACGGCCGAGCAGATCCAGGTGATCGGGGGGTACCTGGCGCTGCCCCGCTCCTGCCTGGCCAAGGGAGAGCCCCGGCGCAAGAAG cTGCAGATCTGGTTCAGCGAGCGCGACCTGGAGCGAACCTTCTGCTACCCCTCGGAGGGGGCGGCGCTGGCGGCCTGGGGGGGACCCCCCGAGGAGCCCCCCGGCGGGACCCCCAgcccgggaccccccaggaccccccaggaggaggaggaggaggaggaagagccccctccccccatgccgggggggctggggggccgCGCCCTGCTCGTGG aTGAATCCTGCCGTCGGTAA
- the PPP1R18 gene encoding phostensin isoform X3, producing the protein MRGTPGQEGLGGSHLVLAPGMEKCGRAENPTRDPQNPPQNSPQDPQNHPQNPSQDCQNQPRNSPQDPKNLPKNSSQNPENSSQNPENSSQNPENSSQNPENSSQNPPNPPRGRVSHLRSRFVPEPGGDEGPGGVTVGSPGGQGSAKDTGGVKGHGVTTGLGTAEGQGTVKGMVKNWAVVEGRRGQGSAGTLGTASGHEPKPSVTPVVTTVTTSPVTSPVSPEGGGAVPVSGDAAQVSGGSVPRAGVTVPTPGDAVQVSGATVPVSSGVPTCGATVPTCGATLQVSTSLPDSGATVQVSGATVQVSTSVPSAPRPVSPRRDPPCPPPCPHPALQRRSGNTITVRPRRAAGPTGDPAGVPGGPPGVPPGGGPGGVAEPPKKRYPTAEQIQVIGGYLALPRSCLAKGEPRRKKLQIWFSERDLERTFCYPSEGAALAAWGGPPEEPPGGTPSPGPPRTPQEEEEEEEEPPPPMPGGLGGRALLVDESCRR; encoded by the exons ATgaggggcacacctgggcaggaagGTTTAGGGGGGTCCCACCTGGTGCTGGCGCCGGGGATGGAGAAATGCGGCCGTGCCGAAAATCccacccgggacccccaaaatcctccccaaaattcccctcaggatccccaaaatcatccccaaaatccttcccagGATTGCCAAAATCAGCCCCGAAATTCCCCCCAAGATCCCAAAAAtcttcccaaaaattcctcccaaaatcccgaaaattcctcccaaaatcccgaaaattcctcccaaaatcccgaaaattcctcccaaaatcccgaaaattcctcccaaaatcccccaaatccaccccggGGCCGGGTCAGCCACCTGCGGAGCCGCTTTGTCCCCGAGCCAGGGGGGGACGAGGGGCCTGGGGGGGTCACcgtggggtcacctgggggtcaaGGGTCAGCCAAGGACACGGGAGGG gtCAAAGGTCATGGAGTGACCACCGGCCTGGGGACAGCGGAGGGACAGGGGACGGTCAAGGGGATGGTCAAGAACTGGGCAGTGGTGGAGGGCCggaggggtcaggggtcagcggggacattggggacagcgtCCGGCCACGAGCCCAAGCCCTCGGTGACCCCTGTGGTGACCACGGTGACCACCAGCCCTGTGACGTCACCGGTGTCACCAGAGGGGGGTGgcgctgtccctgtgtccgGTGACGCTGCCCAGGTGTCCGgcggctctgtccccagggctggggtcacTGTCCCCACACCTGGTGACGCTGTCCAGGTGTCCGGTGCCACCGTCCCCGTGTCCAGCGGTGTCCCCACGTGCGGCGCCACTGTCCCCACGTGCGGCGCCACTCTCCAGGTGTCCACCTCCCTCCCAGACTCCGGTGCCACCGTCCAGGTGTCCGGTGCCACCGTCCAGGTGTCCACCTCGGTCCCCTCAGCCCCCCGGCCGGTGTCACCTCGCCGTgaccccccgtgtcccccgccgtgtccccacCCCGCCCTGCAGCGCCGCAGCGGCAACACCATCACCGTgcggccgcgccgcgccgccggCCCCACAGGTGACCCCGCGGGTGTCCCAGGTGGCCCCCCGGGTGTCCCCCCGGGTGGTGGCCCCGGGGGCGTGGCCGAGCCCCCCAAGAAGCGCTACCCCACGGCCGAGCAGATCCAGGTGATCGGGGGGTACCTGGCGCTGCCCCGCTCCTGCCTGGCCAAGGGAGAGCCCCGGCGCAAGAAG cTGCAGATCTGGTTCAGCGAGCGCGACCTGGAGCGAACCTTCTGCTACCCCTCGGAGGGGGCGGCGCTGGCGGCCTGGGGGGGACCCCCCGAGGAGCCCCCCGGCGGGACCCCCAgcccgggaccccccaggaccccccaggaggaggaggaggaggaggaagagccccctccccccatgccgggggggctggggggccgCGCCCTGCTCGTGG aTGAATCCTGCCGTCGGTAA
- the PPP1R18 gene encoding phostensin isoform X1 yields the protein MRGTPGQEGLGGSHLVLAPGMEKCGRAENPTRDPQNPPQNSPQDPQNHPQNPSQDCQNQPRNSPQDPKNLPKNSSQNPENSSQNPENSSQNPENSSQNPENSSQNPPNPPRGRVSHLRSRFVPEPGGDEGPGGVTVGSPGGQGSAKDTGGVKGHGVTASLGTAEGQGTVKGHGVTAGLGTAEGQGKVKGHGVTAGLGTAEGQGTVKGHGVTAGLGTVEGQGKVKGHGVTTGLGTAEGQGTVKGMVKNWAVVEGRRGQGSAGTLGTASGHEPKPSVTPVVTTVTTSPVTSPVSPEGGGAVPVSGDAAQVSGGSVPRAGVTVPTPGDAVQVSGATVPVSSGVPTCGATVPTCGATLQVSTSLPDSGATVQVSGATVQVSTSVPSAPRPVSPRRDPPCPPPCPHPALQRRSGNTITVRPRRAAGPTGDPAGVPGGPPGVPPGGGPGGVAEPPKKRYPTAEQIQVIGGYLALPRSCLAKGEPRRKKLQIWFSERDLERTFCYPSEGAALAAWGGPPEEPPGGTPSPGPPRTPQEEEEEEEEPPPPMPGGLGGRALLVDESCRR from the exons ATgaggggcacacctgggcaggaagGTTTAGGGGGGTCCCACCTGGTGCTGGCGCCGGGGATGGAGAAATGCGGCCGTGCCGAAAATCccacccgggacccccaaaatcctccccaaaattcccctcaggatccccaaaatcatccccaaaatccttcccagGATTGCCAAAATCAGCCCCGAAATTCCCCCCAAGATCCCAAAAAtcttcccaaaaattcctcccaaaatcccgaaaattcctcccaaaatcccgaaaattcctcccaaaatcccgaaaattcctcccaaaatcccgaaaattcctcccaaaatcccccaaatccaccccggGGCCGGGTCAGCCACCTGCGGAGCCGCTTTGTCCCCGAGCCAGGGGGGGACGAGGGGCCTGGGGGGGTCACcgtggggtcacctgggggtcaaGGGTCAGCCAAGGACACGGGAGGGGTCAAAGGTCATGGAGTGACcgccagcctggggacagcggaGGGACAGGGGACGGTCAAAGGTCATGGAGTGACCGCCGGCCTGGGGACAGCggagggacaggggaaggtCAAAGGTCATGGAGTGACCGCCGGCCTGGGGACAGCGGAGGGACAGGGGACGGTCAAAGGTCATGGAGTGACCGCCGGCCTGGGCACAGTggagggacaggggaaggtCAAAGGTCATGGAGTGACCACCGGCCTGGGGACAGCGGAGGGACAGGGGACGGTCAAGGGGATGGTCAAGAACTGGGCAGTGGTGGAGGGCCggaggggtcaggggtcagcggggacattggggacagcgtCCGGCCACGAGCCCAAGCCCTCGGTGACCCCTGTGGTGACCACGGTGACCACCAGCCCTGTGACGTCACCGGTGTCACCAGAGGGGGGTGgcgctgtccctgtgtccgGTGACGCTGCCCAGGTGTCCGgcggctctgtccccagggctggggtcacTGTCCCCACACCTGGTGACGCTGTCCAGGTGTCCGGTGCCACCGTCCCCGTGTCCAGCGGTGTCCCCACGTGCGGCGCCACTGTCCCCACGTGCGGCGCCACTCTCCAGGTGTCCACCTCCCTCCCAGACTCCGGTGCCACCGTCCAGGTGTCCGGTGCCACCGTCCAGGTGTCCACCTCGGTCCCCTCAGCCCCCCGGCCGGTGTCACCTCGCCGTgaccccccgtgtcccccgccgtgtccccacCCCGCCCTGCAGCGCCGCAGCGGCAACACCATCACCGTgcggccgcgccgcgccgccggCCCCACAGGTGACCCCGCGGGTGTCCCAGGTGGCCCCCCGGGTGTCCCCCCGGGTGGTGGCCCCGGGGGCGTGGCCGAGCCCCCCAAGAAGCGCTACCCCACGGCCGAGCAGATCCAGGTGATCGGGGGGTACCTGGCGCTGCCCCGCTCCTGCCTGGCCAAGGGAGAGCCCCGGCGCAAGAAG cTGCAGATCTGGTTCAGCGAGCGCGACCTGGAGCGAACCTTCTGCTACCCCTCGGAGGGGGCGGCGCTGGCGGCCTGGGGGGGACCCCCCGAGGAGCCCCCCGGCGGGACCCCCAgcccgggaccccccaggaccccccaggaggaggaggaggaggaggaagagccccctccccccatgccgggggggctggggggccgCGCCCTGCTCGTGG aTGAATCCTGCCGTCGGTAA